The following proteins come from a genomic window of Solidesulfovibrio fructosivorans JJ]:
- a CDS encoding O-antigen ligase family protein gives MIKRTCLILAAAAVGLLVAAGLYQVPWWASLSGLAVLALGVVSLLSPLYGLMATVFTLIISTANAYYLVVNTLQIHFYPYYIPLFCTCLGILAQAARHKQRLRVRTSFLPIILLIFCAEVLTVLWAPHFYWGVANVFRLSLNIALYYSVVLLVDTERKADILFKTIMASALMTSAGVIAATTYSYDLHHYFTTKFALELHFYTIRAGGIESWNQSAGLLTVASILAAGYAVLARTLGRRILWALAAMYFFCAMLLPASRGALLGFLGAAVLFLLVHPLTRRLFLKKTTLFVGVLVIGILVTTPEYIDRLMVGFGYTGELLFSKKKAASTSDSDATGLSTRFKIWKSGFRDMGDKPGTLVAGLGAGGFTYHVKVFEIHNLYLAFFFDMGIFGLFLLAFWAVVFFLRSRPVFDRYEAWLLRPPDGFRASRDFTCVMFFAALTTVVSELAIHGLVDYDLTSFVSRYAFLYLAAYDVALRLAEEQCGFLSAAGGLAALTGPGGEVAQAIAVERRDAA, from the coding sequence TTGATCAAACGGACGTGCCTCATTCTGGCCGCCGCGGCAGTGGGACTGCTTGTCGCGGCCGGGCTTTACCAGGTCCCTTGGTGGGCCAGCCTTTCCGGGCTGGCCGTGCTGGCGCTTGGCGTCGTATCCCTGCTCAGCCCCCTGTACGGGCTGATGGCGACGGTTTTTACCCTCATCATCTCCACCGCCAACGCCTATTACCTGGTGGTCAACACCTTACAGATCCACTTTTATCCCTACTACATACCGCTTTTCTGCACCTGCCTCGGGATACTGGCCCAGGCGGCCCGGCACAAGCAGCGGCTGCGGGTGCGAACATCGTTTCTGCCGATCATCCTGCTCATTTTCTGCGCCGAGGTCCTCACCGTGCTGTGGGCGCCGCATTTCTATTGGGGCGTGGCCAACGTGTTCCGGCTTAGCCTCAATATCGCCCTGTACTACAGCGTGGTCCTGCTCGTGGATACCGAGCGCAAGGCCGACATCCTTTTCAAGACGATCATGGCCAGCGCCCTGATGACGTCGGCCGGCGTCATCGCCGCGACGACCTACAGCTATGACCTGCACCATTACTTCACCACGAAGTTCGCCCTGGAGCTGCATTTCTACACGATCCGGGCCGGCGGCATCGAATCCTGGAACCAGAGCGCGGGACTGCTCACCGTGGCCAGCATCCTGGCCGCCGGCTATGCCGTGCTGGCCCGGACGCTTGGCCGGCGCATCCTGTGGGCCTTGGCCGCGATGTATTTCTTCTGCGCCATGCTGCTGCCGGCCAGCCGTGGGGCGCTGCTCGGCTTTCTCGGCGCGGCGGTGCTCTTTTTGCTGGTCCATCCCCTGACCCGGCGGCTTTTCCTCAAGAAAACGACGCTCTTTGTCGGGGTGCTGGTGATCGGCATCCTCGTGACCACGCCCGAGTACATCGACCGGCTCATGGTGGGCTTCGGCTATACCGGCGAACTGCTCTTCAGCAAAAAAAAGGCCGCCTCGACCAGCGACAGCGACGCTACCGGCCTGTCCACGCGCTTCAAAATCTGGAAATCGGGATTTCGCGACATGGGTGATAAGCCGGGCACGCTTGTCGCCGGGCTTGGCGCGGGCGGCTTCACCTATCACGTCAAGGTCTTTGAAATACACAACCTCTATCTGGCGTTTTTCTTCGACATGGGCATCTTCGGCCTGTTTCTGCTCGCCTTTTGGGCCGTGGTGTTCTTTCTGCGCAGCCGGCCGGTGTTTGATCGCTACGAAGCCTGGCTCCTGCGGCCTCCCGACGGGTTTCGCGCCTCCCGGGACTTCACCTGCGTCATGTTTTTTGCCGCGCTGACGACCGTGGTGTCGGAGTTGGCCATCCACGGCCTCGTGGACTACGACCTGACCTCTTTCGTGTCCCGGTACGCCTTTTTGTATCTGGCGGCCTACGACGTGGCCTTGCGGCTGGCCGAGGAACAATGCGGCTTTCTGAGCGCGGCCGGCGGTTTGGCGGCCTTGACCGGGCCGGGCGGCGAGGTCGCGCAAGCCATTGCGGTCGAGCGCCGGGATGCGGCTTAA
- a CDS encoding FUSC family protein yields the protein MLQLSLPLREAVKTGLALSIACGLAMAMGWANPYWAGLAVAVVSMPTVGESINKGVHRLLGTLLGGILGILCVSLFPQERWAFIGFLSLVMGFCAYRITISRYVYFWFITSYVAILVGANVAGGSQHVFYTATVRMEETALGIIVYAIVSVFIWPQQCAFDVHRLVKSLFGVQAKVADHHFSRMLHPDTPNGAENWYSLEAQLLSQWKRRLYAAETEQFEIHEAKGWWWQLVALCQEMMEALELWREELPDLAGCDIAALVPALPDFRRALRQRLAKLTVFEENDNPPAVPPRVELVIDKDLFAALPHFQQTALRDVVHTLLRVERLSFDIGDCLRIIRLPPRERIRPPRLPAAVARRPDGDSVAAAIRIMASLWLGALAWIYVDPPGDMMFVVFVGVHALIGLMTPQMNWPKFVLANSIGVVLASLLYVFVMPWLSGYFELSVLLFIFTVLIYYAFWDPRATMLKMAAIVPFIMLTNLQSQQQYDFAVFANNAVAMLGSMIFAGAVSVVPFSLRPEKMFVRVTTRFFRQAERVASLFGHSSGRDAGKRSASPLLGAMQTSVGKVGGWAAGIDYGLMPANPPEKAAALVSSLNTIAYRFKMLADAGKRPQPLWRYCADEVGQWTTAIAELLGPWARGLFDVNSPGMLRLRLAAMEAQLEGTLRALPDGFAEDDYANAYRLLGSYRGLYQALVAHAGLAADIDWGLWREARF from the coding sequence ATGTTGCAGCTTTCGCTTCCGTTGCGGGAAGCCGTCAAAACTGGTCTGGCCCTCAGCATCGCTTGCGGCCTGGCCATGGCCATGGGCTGGGCCAACCCGTATTGGGCCGGCCTCGCCGTGGCGGTGGTGAGCATGCCGACAGTCGGCGAATCCATCAACAAAGGCGTGCACCGTTTGCTCGGGACCTTGCTCGGCGGCATACTCGGCATACTGTGCGTAAGCCTGTTTCCACAAGAGCGGTGGGCGTTCATCGGATTCCTGTCGTTGGTCATGGGATTTTGCGCGTACCGCATCACCATATCGCGCTATGTGTATTTCTGGTTCATCACCAGCTACGTCGCCATTCTTGTCGGGGCCAATGTGGCCGGCGGATCACAGCATGTTTTTTATACGGCCACGGTTCGCATGGAGGAGACGGCGCTCGGCATCATCGTGTATGCGATCGTCTCGGTTTTCATCTGGCCGCAGCAGTGCGCCTTCGATGTCCATCGCTTGGTCAAAAGCCTTTTTGGCGTTCAGGCGAAAGTAGCGGACCACCATTTTTCCAGAATGCTGCATCCGGATACACCGAACGGCGCGGAGAACTGGTACAGCCTGGAGGCGCAGCTTCTCAGCCAATGGAAGCGGCGGCTCTATGCGGCCGAGACGGAGCAATTCGAAATCCACGAGGCCAAGGGGTGGTGGTGGCAACTGGTCGCCTTGTGCCAGGAAATGATGGAGGCCTTGGAGCTGTGGCGGGAGGAACTGCCCGACTTGGCCGGGTGCGATATCGCCGCCCTGGTGCCGGCCCTGCCGGACTTTCGCCGGGCGTTGCGGCAGCGTCTGGCGAAACTGACCGTGTTCGAGGAAAACGACAATCCGCCGGCGGTTCCTCCCCGGGTGGAACTGGTCATCGACAAGGACTTGTTCGCGGCCTTGCCGCATTTCCAGCAGACGGCCCTGCGCGATGTCGTCCATACCCTGTTGCGGGTCGAGCGCCTCAGCTTCGATATCGGCGATTGCCTGCGGATCATCAGGCTGCCGCCGCGCGAACGCATCAGGCCGCCGCGGCTTCCCGCGGCCGTCGCGCGCCGGCCAGACGGCGACAGCGTCGCGGCCGCCATACGCATCATGGCCAGCCTCTGGCTGGGCGCGCTGGCCTGGATTTACGTCGATCCGCCGGGCGATATGATGTTTGTCGTGTTTGTGGGCGTGCACGCTTTGATCGGGTTGATGACGCCGCAAATGAACTGGCCGAAGTTCGTCCTGGCCAACAGTATCGGCGTCGTCCTGGCCAGTTTGCTCTATGTCTTCGTCATGCCGTGGCTTTCCGGCTATTTCGAGCTATCCGTACTGCTCTTTATTTTTACGGTCCTCATTTATTACGCCTTTTGGGACCCCCGCGCGACCATGTTGAAGATGGCCGCCATCGTTCCGTTTATCATGCTGACCAATTTGCAGTCGCAGCAACAGTACGATTTTGCTGTCTTTGCCAACAACGCCGTGGCCATGCTGGGCAGCATGATCTTTGCCGGGGCCGTTTCCGTCGTTCCCTTTTCCTTGCGGCCGGAAAAGATGTTCGTGCGCGTCACGACACGTTTCTTCCGTCAGGCCGAGCGGGTCGCCTCCCTTTTCGGGCACTCCTCCGGTCGTGATGCCGGGAAACGGAGCGCGTCGCCTTTGCTCGGGGCCATGCAGACCTCGGTCGGCAAGGTCGGCGGTTGGGCCGCGGGCATCGATTACGGGCTGATGCCCGCCAATCCGCCGGAGAAGGCCGCCGCTTTGGTTTCAAGCCTCAATACCATCGCCTATCGCTTCAAGATGCTTGCCGATGCCGGAAAACGTCCCCAACCGCTCTGGCGGTATTGCGCCGACGAAGTGGGCCAATGGACCACAGCCATTGCGGAATTGCTCGGGCCCTGGGCGCGGGGGCTCTTCGACGTCAATTCCCCGGGCATGCTGCGGTTGCGGCTGGCGGCGATGGAGGCGCAGTTGGAAGGAACCTTGCGCGCGCTCCCGGACGGTTTCGCGGAAGATGATTACGCCAACGCCTACCGGCTGCTCGGCAGTTACCGGGGACTTTACCAGGCGCTCGTCGCCCATGCCGGCTTGGCGGCGGACATCGATTGGGGCTTGTGGCGCGAAGCCCGCTTTTGA
- a CDS encoding amidohydrolase, translating into MDRQTMPKLFTNGRIYQNADTRVANILVENDSVAAVDVNPADHQDAAVIDLAGGALYPGFCDSHVHLVEAGVGFSGVDLRGKNDPEAIATAVAAAMASHPGDAPFFGSAFSLADYDVWSLADLAKLDAATGDRVTLLADDLGHNLIANSAAMAKAGITAATPVPSGGKVITEDGKPTGMLREEAMTLAGNPLLPLFTGAAVQEGARRFMNAWAAMGYTAIVDLMGAPIGRILRPEMCREMERKGILPLRVNYNYTFFGLDDLDGGLAEMGHDTDLVRFIGNKLFIDGAYAGGQAWTTWENKEGGHGLHTVAPDDSMGKNQNINRIIARLEEVGLNCHYHIQGDKALDVTLDALAAVVAKKGKLECVHTLIHLAFPRPDQIERIASFAGKVVTTVQPGFWQAEAGLERYYGEANNASYPIKDLFGAGVATGMSTDFFVSPLELAAPTKVMNIAMVGGGASRKPLSMRELLSGFTQGSAATTGKSDVGALAPGMKADMVLYERDLYDVAPQDLAAANPKVLATWVSGRKAFDAASK; encoded by the coding sequence GTGGACCGACAGACGATGCCGAAGCTTTTCACCAATGGCCGCATCTATCAAAACGCCGACACTCGCGTCGCCAACATCCTTGTGGAAAACGATAGCGTAGCGGCCGTTGACGTCAATCCCGCCGACCACCAGGATGCCGCCGTGATCGACTTGGCCGGCGGCGCGCTCTATCCTGGATTTTGCGACAGCCACGTGCATCTGGTCGAAGCCGGCGTCGGTTTCAGCGGCGTGGACCTGCGCGGCAAAAACGATCCCGAGGCGATCGCCACGGCCGTGGCCGCAGCCATGGCCAGCCATCCCGGCGACGCCCCCTTTTTCGGCTCGGCCTTCTCGCTGGCGGACTACGACGTCTGGTCCCTGGCCGATCTGGCCAAACTCGACGCCGCGACCGGCGACCGCGTGACGCTCTTGGCCGACGACCTCGGCCACAATCTGATCGCCAATTCCGCGGCCATGGCCAAGGCCGGCATCACGGCCGCCACACCCGTGCCCTCGGGGGGCAAGGTCATCACCGAAGACGGCAAGCCCACGGGCATGCTGCGCGAAGAGGCCATGACCCTGGCCGGAAACCCGCTGCTGCCGCTTTTTACCGGCGCCGCCGTCCAGGAAGGCGCCCGGCGGTTCATGAACGCCTGGGCCGCCATGGGCTACACGGCCATCGTGGACCTCATGGGCGCGCCCATCGGCCGCATCCTGCGACCGGAGATGTGCCGTGAGATGGAGCGCAAGGGCATCCTGCCCCTTCGCGTCAACTACAACTACACCTTCTTCGGCCTCGACGACCTCGACGGGGGGCTGGCGGAAATGGGCCACGACACGGACCTGGTGCGCTTTATCGGCAACAAGCTCTTCATCGACGGGGCCTATGCCGGCGGCCAGGCCTGGACCACCTGGGAAAACAAGGAAGGCGGGCATGGGCTCCATACCGTCGCCCCCGACGACTCCATGGGCAAGAACCAGAACATCAACCGCATCATCGCCCGGCTGGAGGAAGTCGGCCTCAACTGCCACTACCACATCCAGGGCGACAAGGCCCTGGACGTGACCCTGGACGCCCTGGCCGCCGTGGTCGCGAAAAAGGGCAAGCTCGAGTGCGTGCATACGCTTATCCACCTGGCCTTTCCCCGCCCGGACCAGATCGAGCGCATCGCCTCGTTCGCCGGCAAGGTCGTCACGACCGTGCAGCCGGGCTTCTGGCAGGCCGAGGCCGGACTCGAGCGCTACTACGGCGAGGCCAACAATGCCTCCTATCCCATCAAGGACCTGTTCGGAGCCGGGGTGGCCACGGGCATGAGCACCGACTTCTTCGTCTCGCCGCTGGAGCTCGCCGCCCCCACGAAAGTCATGAACATCGCCATGGTCGGCGGCGGCGCGTCCCGAAAGCCCCTCAGCATGCGGGAGCTTCTTTCTGGATTTACCCAAGGCAGCGCCGCGACCACGGGGAAAAGCGACGTCGGCGCGCTCGCCCCGGGCATGAAGGCCGACATGGTCCTCTACGAACGCGACCTCTACGACGTCGCACCGCAAGACCTTGCCGCCGCCAACCCGAAGGTCCTGGCGACCTGGGTCAGCGGACGCAAGGCGTTCGATGCCGCGTCGAAATAG
- a CDS encoding HlyD family secretion protein codes for MKLRSWKVLLTTVVVVAALGMVVFKYRQYMLDPWTRDGKVRANIVQIAPRVSGPIVQLPVIDNQFVHKGDVLFEIDPRTYQAALDQARANLDKTRDEIENLEAQVKSAEAALEQSRTTVRNASFGVTSAKAHSEEVHKDLGRNKTLVDNGTIARRDFDLSQESAITAQASLNQAEAQLDKAGAAKLQAGAELARAKAALGAPGENNPHLREAVAQWEQAKLNLEFTKVRAPVNGYVTNLNLRLGSQAVANQPLLALVDTESFWVAGYFRETVINNIRKGDKAVVTLMSYPETPLPGVVESIGQGIAQDDGSTGQDLLPTISPTFEWIRLAQRVPVRVHITKKPRDVALRVGTTASVLVLTK; via the coding sequence ATGAAATTGCGTTCCTGGAAAGTGCTTCTCACCACGGTGGTCGTCGTGGCCGCCCTGGGCATGGTCGTCTTCAAGTACCGCCAATACATGCTCGATCCCTGGACACGGGACGGAAAGGTCCGGGCCAACATCGTCCAAATCGCGCCCCGGGTTTCCGGTCCCATCGTGCAATTGCCCGTCATCGACAACCAGTTCGTCCATAAAGGGGATGTGCTCTTCGAGATCGACCCCCGGACGTACCAGGCGGCGTTGGATCAGGCCCGGGCCAATCTGGACAAGACGCGCGACGAGATCGAAAACCTGGAAGCCCAGGTCAAAAGCGCGGAGGCTGCTTTGGAGCAAAGTCGCACCACGGTGCGCAACGCCTCCTTCGGGGTGACCAGCGCCAAGGCGCATTCCGAGGAAGTGCACAAGGACCTGGGCCGCAACAAGACCCTCGTTGACAACGGCACCATCGCCAGACGGGATTTCGATTTGAGTCAGGAAAGCGCCATCACCGCCCAGGCGTCCCTGAACCAGGCCGAGGCCCAGCTCGACAAGGCGGGCGCGGCCAAGCTCCAGGCCGGCGCGGAACTGGCGCGGGCCAAGGCGGCCCTGGGCGCGCCGGGCGAAAACAATCCGCATTTGCGGGAGGCGGTCGCCCAGTGGGAGCAGGCCAAGCTGAATCTCGAATTCACCAAGGTCAGGGCGCCGGTTAACGGGTATGTCACGAATCTGAATCTGCGCCTGGGCAGCCAGGCCGTGGCCAACCAGCCGCTTCTGGCCCTGGTCGACACGGAAAGTTTTTGGGTCGCCGGCTATTTTCGGGAAACCGTCATCAACAACATCCGAAAAGGCGACAAGGCCGTGGTGACGCTCATGTCCTACCCGGAAACGCCGCTTCCCGGCGTGGTGGAAAGCATCGGCCAGGGCATCGCCCAGGATGACGGCTCGACCGGCCAGGACCTTCTGCCCACCATCAGCCCGACATTCGAGTGGATCCGGCTGGCCCAGCGCGTGCCGGTGCGGGTGCATATCACGAAAAAACCGCGGGATGTGGCGCTTCGGGTCGGCACGACCGCATCGGTTCTCGTGCTGACGAAATAA
- a CDS encoding TetR/AcrR family transcriptional regulator — translation MEDTTPKKPKEPRKRHRNAIATRQAILDSARLAFTRFGYDGVGVREIAKNAGVTAMLVNRYFGSKEKLFEEVVEVTLSGPGVLSEIIKPESDPETLSREVAARLIAKSVPGLTSDGILILLRSAANKQAAAILRENAVRYLKPVADQFKGDNPGMRAAMLLSIISGFQLMRQIIALPDLASASPEDLTSQLEALIRCLAGDKSK, via the coding sequence GTGGAAGACACGACACCCAAAAAGCCAAAAGAGCCCCGCAAACGACACCGCAACGCCATCGCAACGCGCCAGGCCATTTTGGACTCGGCGCGCCTGGCTTTCACGCGTTTCGGCTACGACGGGGTCGGGGTGCGGGAAATCGCGAAAAACGCCGGCGTGACGGCCATGCTCGTCAACCGCTATTTCGGCTCGAAAGAAAAGCTGTTTGAGGAAGTCGTGGAGGTGACCCTGTCCGGCCCCGGCGTTTTAAGCGAGATCATCAAGCCGGAAAGCGATCCCGAGACGCTCAGCCGGGAGGTGGCCGCCCGGCTCATCGCCAAATCCGTGCCCGGCCTGACCTCGGATGGCATCCTGATTCTGCTGCGCTCGGCGGCGAACAAACAAGCGGCGGCGATCCTGCGGGAAAACGCCGTGCGCTACCTCAAACCGGTGGCCGACCAGTTCAAGGGCGATAATCCCGGGATGCGCGCGGCCATGCTGCTCTCGATCATCTCCGGCTTCCAGCTCATGCGCCAGATCATCGCCCTGCCCGATCTTGCCTCGGCCAGCCCCGAAGACCTGACGAGTCAACTCGAAGCCCTGATCCGTTGCCTTGCCGGGGACAAGAGCAAATAG
- a CDS encoding amidohydrolase, with amino-acid sequence MDRQTVPTLFTNGRIYQDAVSRVENILVADGLVAAVNVNPAAHEDAAIVDLDGGALYPGFCDSHVHLVESALLFSGADLRGKNDPDAITQAVAKALAAHPGDAPFIGAAFSLMDYDAWSLADLAKLDAVTGDRVVLLVDDLGHNMLANSAAMAKAGITAATPVPSGGEVVTQDGKATGMLREEAMTLAGNPLLPLFTEAAILPGTLQFMNAWAAMGYTGIVDLMGAPMGRINHPDMCRDMEKKGILPLRVNYNYTFFGLDDLEGGLAEKGHDTDLVRFVGNKLFIDGAYTSGQAWTTWENKKGGHGLHTVAADDSMGKNQNINRIIARLEEVGLNCHYHIQGDKALDVTLDALAAVVAKKGKLNGVHTLIHLAFPRPDQIRRIATFSGKVVTTMQPGFWQAEAGLERYYGEANNASYPVKEMIEAGVSVGMSTDFGVSPLELSAPTTIMNIAMVGGGASRTPVPVKDIVAGLSQGSNATTGRTDVGVLAPGMKADMVLYERDLYDVAPQDLAAANPKVLATWISGRKAFDAKEAPGKSA; translated from the coding sequence GTGGACCGACAGACAGTGCCCACGCTTTTCACCAACGGCCGCATCTATCAGGACGCCGTCAGCCGCGTCGAAAACATCCTTGTCGCCGATGGCCTGGTCGCGGCCGTCAACGTGAACCCCGCCGCGCACGAGGACGCCGCCATCGTCGATCTCGACGGCGGCGCGCTCTATCCGGGATTTTGCGACAGCCATGTCCATCTTGTGGAATCGGCCCTGCTCTTCAGCGGCGCGGACCTGCGCGGCAAAAACGATCCCGACGCCATAACCCAGGCCGTGGCCAAAGCCCTGGCCGCGCACCCCGGCGACGCCCCCTTTATCGGCGCGGCCTTCTCACTGATGGATTACGACGCCTGGTCCCTGGCCGATCTGGCCAAACTCGACGCCGTGACCGGCGACCGGGTGGTGCTCTTGGTCGACGACCTCGGCCACAATATGCTCGCCAATTCCGCGGCCATGGCCAAGGCCGGCATCACCGCCGCCACGCCGGTGCCAAGCGGCGGGGAAGTCGTCACCCAGGACGGCAAGGCCACGGGCATGCTGCGCGAAGAGGCCATGACACTCGCCGGCAACCCGCTGCTGCCGCTCTTTACCGAAGCGGCGATCCTTCCCGGCACCCTGCAATTCATGAACGCCTGGGCCGCCATGGGCTACACGGGCATCGTGGACCTCATGGGCGCGCCCATGGGCCGCATCAACCATCCGGACATGTGCCGGGACATGGAGAAAAAGGGCATCCTGCCCCTTCGCGTCAACTACAACTACACCTTCTTCGGCCTCGACGACCTCGAGGGAGGGCTCGCGGAAAAAGGCCACGACACGGACCTGGTGCGCTTTGTCGGCAACAAGCTCTTCATTGACGGCGCCTATACCAGCGGCCAGGCCTGGACCACCTGGGAAAACAAGAAAGGCGGGCATGGGCTCCATACCGTCGCCGCCGACGACTCCATGGGCAAGAACCAGAACATCAACCGCATCATCGCCCGGCTGGAGGAAGTCGGCCTCAACTGCCACTACCACATCCAGGGCGACAAGGCCCTGGACGTGACCCTGGACGCCCTGGCCGCCGTGGTCGCCAAAAAAGGCAAGCTCAACGGCGTGCATACGCTCATCCACCTGGCCTTTCCCCGGCCGGACCAGATAAGGCGCATCGCCACCTTCTCGGGCAAGGTCGTCACGACCATGCAGCCGGGCTTCTGGCAGGCCGAGGCCGGACTCGAGCGCTACTACGGCGAGGCCAACAACGCCTCCTATCCGGTCAAGGAAATGATCGAGGCCGGCGTTTCGGTGGGCATGAGCACCGACTTCGGCGTCTCGCCCCTGGAACTCAGCGCGCCGACCACGATCATGAACATCGCCATGGTCGGCGGCGGGGCCTCCCGCACGCCCGTGCCCGTCAAGGACATCGTTGCCGGCCTGTCCCAGGGCAGCAACGCGACCACGGGGAGAACCGACGTCGGCGTCCTCGCCCCGGGCATGAAGGCCGACATGGTCCTTTACGAACGCGACCTCTACGACGTCGCCCCGCAGGACCTTGCCGCCGCCAACCCGAAGGTCCTGGCGACCTGGATCAGCGGGCGCAAGGCGTTCGACGCCAAGGAGGCCCCGGGGAAAAGCGCCTGA
- a CDS encoding DUF1656 domain-containing protein — protein MLSAPYEVNLAGVFLPPMLVAGALGLLLSYWLTRALTRYRLSRFFAAPPLVFLSLVVILTGAIESLLFIR, from the coding sequence ATGTTGTCCGCACCGTATGAAGTCAATCTGGCCGGGGTTTTTCTGCCGCCCATGCTGGTGGCGGGAGCCCTCGGCCTGCTGCTGTCCTATTGGTTGACCCGGGCCCTGACCCGCTACCGGCTATCCCGGTTTTTTGCCGCGCCCCCCCTCGTGTTTCTCTCCCTGGTCGTCATTTTGACCGGGGCGATAGAATCCCTGCTTTTTATAAGGTGA
- a CDS encoding SphA family protein gives MPHPLRYLLVACLGILSLSCAPGLSGTARAAESGASHYSQGAYGDFLMAFIPGPGFALRSDTIYQSGHMDGTLKGGRVYAGLDQTMTLNVTTISRMFEVPAIGGFLGLGFGVPVIFNEHVTGDVTADYRARSRRAGLDAARQLHRGGDGDRGGLSDIFFMPVMAGWNFGECSLTVTPMVFLPTGYYDKNALTSLGMNYVTFDGNLAFTWLAKKRYELSFNAGYMINTENPATHYLSGNQFHLDWTLAYHVNERLAFGAVGYVLAQTTPDTGTGATMGGFYSSGTGLGPAVTATLPIGGKDFTFVAKWLHGLCAEHSFRGETVYGSLLLSF, from the coding sequence ATGCCCCATCCGCTCCGGTATCTGCTCGTCGCGTGTCTGGGCATCCTGTCGCTTTCGTGCGCCCCGGGGCTCTCCGGCACGGCCCGCGCCGCCGAGAGCGGAGCCAGCCATTACAGCCAGGGAGCCTACGGCGACTTTCTCATGGCCTTCATCCCGGGCCCGGGTTTCGCCCTGCGCAGCGACACGATTTACCAGTCCGGCCACATGGACGGCACCCTCAAGGGCGGTCGGGTCTATGCCGGCCTCGACCAGACCATGACGTTAAACGTCACCACCATAAGCCGCATGTTCGAGGTTCCGGCCATCGGCGGATTTCTCGGCCTGGGATTCGGCGTGCCGGTCATCTTCAACGAACACGTGACCGGCGACGTGACGGCCGATTACCGCGCCCGGTCCCGCCGCGCGGGCCTCGACGCCGCGCGCCAGCTGCATAGAGGCGGCGACGGCGACAGGGGCGGGCTCTCCGATATCTTTTTCATGCCGGTCATGGCCGGTTGGAATTTCGGCGAATGCTCACTCACCGTAACGCCCATGGTCTTTCTCCCCACGGGCTATTACGACAAAAACGCGCTCACCAGCCTCGGCATGAACTACGTCACCTTCGACGGCAACCTCGCCTTCACCTGGCTGGCGAAAAAGCGCTATGAGCTGTCCTTCAACGCCGGATACATGATCAATACCGAAAACCCGGCCACCCACTACCTGTCCGGCAACCAGTTCCACCTGGACTGGACCCTGGCCTACCACGTCAACGAACGGCTGGCTTTCGGCGCGGTGGGGTATGTGCTGGCCCAGACCACGCCGGACACGGGCACGGGCGCCACCATGGGCGGGTTTTATTCCTCGGGAACGGGGCTCGGCCCCGCCGTGACCGCCACATTGCCCATCGGCGGCAAGGACTTCACCTTCGTGGCCAAGTGGCTCCACGGCTTATGCGCCGAGCACAGCTTTCGGGGGGAAACGGTCTACGGCTCGCTGCTTTTGAGCTTTTAA